A genomic window from Salvia hispanica cultivar TCC Black 2014 chromosome 5, UniMelb_Shisp_WGS_1.0, whole genome shotgun sequence includes:
- the LOC125189124 gene encoding wall-associated receptor kinase-like 10 isoform X2, with translation MCPLQLIISIFLILPPSLLSAALHAKPGCLDRCGDLLIPYPFGVGPNCNLNPYFDINCDSSTNPPKAYLSILKKQVIEFNQTYIRLQNPYMISACYDEDLSTHNQHSMSVNLSGTPYILSSENVLTVIGCDDMVLQSNGSSTLGGCSAFCADKSAGFGDCHFNGCCHQEFEGVEGSTGLFLEAELIDLSGRSQRKKLFPCSYAFIQEATNTNETVFSYPLYYLNNSTALLNDDWASATRPLVVRLDWLIEAENCSRAMNSSTYACLDEKSVCVDYSTYSYNKDVTGYTCSCVQGYEGNPYLLGGCQTISSSSSIAKRGCIDQCGKVSIPFPFGMGPNCYLEPSFEVFCNNDTNPATPFLSLLNTEIVELNSSKIVVNYMNLSSNCNSGSDYQSEPRLTIDLLKTQYSLSDDNWITAVGCNVMAVGVIGQDKRSSIRSICTAICFDSMIYADGRTIASCEYGPTSFAGEGCCRVPIPIGTTYLELNMTNLKEPRTSVNISCSYAFIAYAKRMNENDRYSSGISFMNYSNPVQLYVQPSLALDWRIGAMNCKEAQQNLSNLVCQDNSECVDFDATLGGYLCNCSKGYIGNPYLNPGCLDIDECADNSTNTCVSNSICRNGPGTFRCSCPKGYIGDGKKDGTGCISQPPSKTKMIILIGIGSGMGFLLLVSIFFWLYKLLRKRKEKMVKDKFFKRNGGLLLQQQTNEGALGKTKVFPAKELEVATDNFNEGRIIGQGGQGTVYKGMLYDGKIVAIKKSKLVEVNQLEQFINEVVILSQINHRNVVKLLGCCLETEVPLLVYEFMPNGTLFDLIHDPSSEFPCTWNMRLKIAADIAGALAYLHSASSVPIYHRDIKSSNILLDEKYVVKVSDFGTSRSVATDQTHLTTLVKGTFGYLDPEYFRSSQFTEKSDVYSFGVVLVELLTGQRPISLDKTEEERGLAARFLVCMEEECLGTILDLQVREHGRKEEVSLVAKLAQKCLHSKGRMRPTMKEVATELESFRMSEISSGVNDESEDVRSFDDMCPR, from the exons ATGTGTCCTCTGCAACTGATCATCTCTATCTTCCTAATTCTCCCACCATCACTACTCTCCGCCGCTCTACATGCCAAACCGGGATGCCTCGACCGGTGCGGTGATTTACTCATTCCATATCCATTTGGAGTTGGGCCGAATTGCAACCTCAACCCATATTTTGACATCAACTGCGATTCTTCCACAAATCCTCCAAAAGCTTACCTCTCCATATTGAAGAAACAAGTTATTGAATTCAATCAAACTTACATTCGCCTCCAAAACCCCTACATGATTTCAGCCTGCTATGATGAGGATCTCTCAACCCACAATCAACATAGTATGAGTGTGAACTTGTCGGGAACTCCCTATATTCTTTCTTCTGAAAACGTGCTCACTGTAATCGGGTGTGATGATATGGTGCTGCAATCCAACGGAAGTTCCACCCTTGGCGGCTGCTCGGCGTTTTGTGCTGACAAGAGTGCTGGCTTCGGAGACTGCCACTTCAATGGTTGTTGTCATCAAGAGTTCGAAG GAGTAGAAGGAAGTACAGGACTTTTCTTGGAAGCAGAACTGATTGACTTGAGCGGAAGATCACAACGTAAAAAGCTTTTCCCATGCAGCTATGCCTTTATCCAGGAGGCGACAAATACTAATGAAACAGTATTTTCATATCCTTTGTACTATCTGAATAACTCAACGGCATTGTTAAATGATGATTGGGCTTCTGCAACAAGGCCACTAGTAGTGCGCTTGGACTGGCTCATTGAGGCTGAGAACTGCAGCCGTGCTATGAATTCCAGCACTTACGCATGTCTAGATGAAAAGAGTGTTTGTGTTGATTATAGTACATATTCGTATAACAAAGATGTTACAGGATACACATGTAGCTGCGTGCAAGGGTACGAGGGAAATCCGTACTTACTAGGAGGATGCCAGA CAATTTCCTCTTCAAGTTCAATTGCCAAACGTGGATGCATAGATCAATGTGGGAAAGTATCGATTCCATTTCCATTTGGTATGGGTCCAAATTGCTACCTGGAGCCATCTTTTGAAGTTTTCTGCAACAATGACACCAACCCCGCGACACCCTTCCTCAGTCTTTTGAACACTGAAATCGTTGAGCTGAACTCATCAAAAATTGTCGTCAACTACATGAACCTATCCTCTAATTGCAACAGTGGGTCAGACTATCAATCTGAGCCAAGATTAACAATTGACTTGTTGAAAACGCAATATAGTTTATCAGATGACAACTGGATCACCGCCGTTGGCTGCAATGTGATGGCTGTCGGGGTTATTGGACAAGACAAACGAAGTTCTATTCGCAGCATCTGCACAGCCATTTGTTTCGACAGTATGATCTATGCTGATGGTAGAACTATAGCATCGTGCGAATATGGACCAACATCTTTTGCAGGTGAAGGTTGTTGCAGAGTACCAATTCCAATAG GTACAACTTACCTTGAATTAAATATGACTAATCTCAAAGAACCACGGACAAGTGTCAATATTTCTTGTAGCTATGCCTTCATTGCATATGCTAAaagaatgaatgaaaatgatcGTTATAGTAGTGGAATCTCGTTCATGAATTACTCAAACCCAGTCCAACTTTATGTTCAGCCGAGCTTGGCATTGGATTGGAGGATCGGAGCGATGAATTGCAAAGAAGCACAGCAGAATCTCTCTAATTTAGTATGCCAAGATAATAGtgaatgtgttgattttgatgcTACGCTTGGAGGGTACCTCTGCAACTGCTCCAAAGGATACATAGGAAATCCTTACCTCAATCCAGGGTGCCTAG ATATTGATGAATGCGCTGATAATTCAACTAATACATGCGTCTCAAATTCAATTTGCCGAAATGGTCCGGGGACATTTCGCTGCTCGTGTCCAAAAGGGTATATTGGTGATGGGAAAAAAGATGGCACGGGATGCATTTCGCAGCCGCCATCCAAAACCAAGATGATTATCTTGATAG GTATAGGCTCTGGAATGGGGTTTCTGCTTCTAGTCTCGATTTTCTTTTGGTTATATAAATTgttgagaaagagaaaggaaaaaatggtaaaagacAAATTCTTCAAACGAAATGGTGGTCTTCTCTTGCAACAACAGACGAATGAAGGGGCACttggaaaaacaaaagtttTTCCTGCAAAAGAGTTGGAGGTGGCTACAGATAACTTTAATGAGGGCAGAATTATTGGACAAGGAGGGCAAGGCACTGTCTACAAAGGAATGTTATATGATGGTAAGATTGTTGcgataaaaaaatcaaagttggTCGAGGTAAATCAGTTAGAACAGTTTATAAATGAAGTGGTGATACTATCGCAAATCAATCATAGGAACGTGGTCAAACTATTGGGGTGTTGTTTGGAGACTGAGGTTCCTCTTCTTGTTTATGAATTCATGCCAAACGGCACACTTTTTGATCTCATACATGATCCAAGTAGTGAATTTCCATGTACATGGAACATGCGTTTGAAAATCGCAGCAGACATAGCTGGTGCACTAGCGTACTTGCACTCTGCATCTTCTGTGCCTATCTATCATCGGGATATCAAGTCTAGTAATATTCTTCttgatgaaaaatatgttgtcAAAGTATCAGATTTTGGAACATCAAGGTCCGTTGCTACAGATCAGACTCACTTAACTACTCTGGTTAAAGGCACGTTTGGATATTTAGATCCAGAATATTTTCGGTCTAGTCAATTCACAGAGAAGAGTGATGTTTATAGTTTTGGGGTAGTTCTTGTCGAGCTTCTTACTGGGCAAAGGCCAATATCTCTTGATAAAACAGAAGAGGAAAGAGGCCTAGCGGCTCGGTTCCTTGTATGCATGGAAGAAGAATGCCTGGGCACGATTTTAGATCTGCAAGTACGGGAGCATGGAAGAAAGGAAGAGGTGAGCCTAGTTGCAAAGCTTGCACAAAAATGTTTACACTCAAAAGGAAGAATGAGACCAACTATGAAAGAAGTTGCCACTGAATTGGAAAGTTTTAGGATGTCTGAAATATCTAGTGGTGTTAATGATGAATCAGAAGATGTGAGATCTTTTGATGATATGTGTCCACGATGA
- the LOC125189613 gene encoding zinc finger MYM-type protein 1-like: protein MYRYFKKVSPVAEVSSSSVNEPPLLQPQELPIEDKDKVDLEDEPALLQSQELPNDDNDKVDLEKLPMFQRKLLTAYIAIFSQDFTEMGNMPFDEISSVVLKNAPDNLKLSSPRIQKDIINAFAVETTKVIVQDMGNDFFSILVDECRDISVKEQVGVVVRYVDKNGCVMERFLGVVHVSDTVATSLEKELDSLLSTYDLSVSSLRGQGYDGASNMRGEFNVLKSLILRRNPCAYYVYCFSHQLQLTIVVVAKKHTSIGSFYNTINRLCNVIGSSCKRRDILREKQREKILERIASDEIHTGRGLNQEMALKRPGDTRWSSHYGTLINLMQFFSSINDVFVYVGENAHEYPHRAEANDVSAIINLFEFVFVLHQKGSRIVNAMNLVKVAKARLQMLREEGWEGLLNEVSEFCNKYEINVLDMEDEFVPRGKVNRRAEKRKNLHYYRVGIFCFVINMQAQELNHLFGEINTDLLSCMACFDHRDSFSAFDLEKLLRLASYYPSEFSGVALKELENQLESFIYDVRIDENFSQVFGIGGLAKKMVSTRKLENFPLVYLLVKLSLISPVATASVERAFSAMKIIKSTLRNSMGDQLLHDCLVPYIEKDVFVHVSNETIMQRFQKMKNRREML, encoded by the exons atgtatcGTTATTTCAAGAAAGTTTCTCCTGTTGCCGAGGTCTCATCTTCGTCAGTGAATGAACCTCCACTTCTCCAACCACAAGAGTTACCGATTGAAGACAAAGATAAAGTCGATTTAGAGGATGAACCCGCACTTCTTCAATCTCAAGAGTTACCAAATGACGACAATGATAAAGTTGATTTGGAGAAGCTTCCAA TGTTTCAAAGGAAGCTGCTTACTGCTTATATTGCTATCTTTTCTCAAGACTTCACGGAAATGGGCAACATGCCTTt CGATGAGATATCTAGTGTTGTACTAAAAAATGCTCCTGACAATCTCAAACTATCATCACCGAGAATTCAAAAAGACATCATAAATGCATTTGCTGTTGAGACAACAAAAGTCATTGTACAAGATATGGGAAATgattttttctccatattaGTTGATGAGTGTCGAGATATATCTGTCAAAGAGCAAGTGGGTGTTGTGGTGCGATATGTGGACAAGAATGGATGTGTTATGGAACGTTTTCTTGGTGTGGTGCATGTTAGTGACACGGTTGCGACCTCACTGGAGAAGGAACTTGATTCTTTGTTATCTACTTATGATTTAAGTGTATCTAGTTTGAGAGGACAAGGATATGATGGTGCAAGCAACATGAGAGGAGAATTCAAtgtgttgaaaagtttgaTACTTAGGAGAAATCCCTGTGCTTATTATGTATATTGTTTTTCTCACCAGCTTCAACTCACAATTGTCGTTGTTGCCAAAAAGCATACAAGTATTGGttctttttataatactatcaaCCGTTTGTGTAATGTTATTGGAAGTTCTTGTAAGCGCAGAGATATACTTAGAGAAAagcagagagagaaaattttagAGCGGATTGCAAGTGATGAAATTCATACCGGGAGAGGATTGAATCAAGAGATGGCGTTAAAGCGGCCTGGAGATACTCGTTGGAGTTCACATTATGGTACTCTTATCAACTTgatgcaatttttttcttctattaaTGATGTTTTTGTATATGTGGGGGAGAATGCTCATGAGTATCCACATAGGGCTGAAGCTAATGATGTGTCAGCAATAATTAATCTCTTTGAGTTTGTCTTTGTATTACATC AAAAAGGATCAAGAATTGTCAATGCAATGAATCTTGTCAAGGTAGCCAAAGCACGTTTGCAAATGTTGAGGGAAGAAGGTTGGGAGGGTTTACTTAATGAAGTTTCTGAGTTCTGTAACAAATATGAGATAAATGTTCTTGACATGGAAGATGAGTTTGTGCCTCGAGGAAAAGTAAACCGTAGAGCTGAAAAAAGGAAGAATCTCCACTATTATCGAGTTgggatattttgttttgtgattaACATGCAAGCTCAAGAGTTAAACCATCTTTTTGGTGAAATTAACACAGACTTACTTTCATGTATGGCATGTTTTGATCATAGAGATTCATTTTCTGCGTTTGATTTGGAGAAGCTGCTTCGTCTTGCTAGTTATTATCCATCAGAATTTTCTGGAGTTGCTTTGAAAGAGCTTGAAAATCAACTTGAAAGCTTTATTTATGATGTGCGGATAGATGAAAATTTTTCACAAGTATTTGGGATTGGTGGTCTTGCTAAGAAGATGGTTTCTACAAGAAAGcttgaaaattttccattgGTTTATTTGTTAGTCAAGTTGTCATTGATCTCGCCGGTTGCTACTGCCTCAGTGGAAAGAGCTTTTTCAGCAATGAAGATCATCAAGAGTACTCTACGTAATAGTATGGGAGATCAACTGTTACATGATTGCTTAGTTCCTTACATTGAAAAGGATGTCTTTGTTCATGTTAGTAATGAAACTATTATGCAGCGATTTCAGAAGatgaaaaatagaagagaaatgttatga
- the LOC125189124 gene encoding wall-associated receptor kinase-like 10 isoform X1 — translation MCPLQLIISIFLILPPSLLSAALHAKPGCLDRCGDLLIPYPFGVGPNCNLNPYFDINCDSSTNPPKAYLSILKKQVIEFNQTYIRLQNPYMISACYDEDLSTHNQHSMSVNLSGTPYILSSENVLTVIGCDDMVLQSNGSSTLGGCSAFCADKSAGFGDCHFNGCCHQEFEGVEGSTGLFLEAELIDLSGRSQRKKLFPCSYAFIQEATNTNETVFSYPLYYLNNSTALLNDDWASATRPLVVRLDWLIEAENCSRAMNSSTYACLDEKSVCVDYSTYSYNKDVTGYTCSCVQGYEGNPYLLGGCQTISSSSSIAKRGCIDQCGKVSIPFPFGMGPNCYLEPSFEVFCNNDTNPATPFLSLLNTEIVELNSSKIVVNYMNLSSNCNSGSDYQSEPRLTIDLLKTQYSLSDDNWITAVGCNVMAVGVIGQDKRSSIRSICTAICFDSMIYADGRTIASCEYGPTSFAGEGCCRVPIPIGTTYLELNMTNLKEPRTSVNISCSYAFIAYAKRMNENDRYSSGISFMNYSNPVQLYVQPSLALDWRIGAMNCKEAQQNLSNLVCQDNSECVDFDATLGGYLCNCSKGYIGNPYLNPGCLDLCFIKLRRVIMYRADIDECADNSTNTCVSNSICRNGPGTFRCSCPKGYIGDGKKDGTGCISQPPSKTKMIILIGIGSGMGFLLLVSIFFWLYKLLRKRKEKMVKDKFFKRNGGLLLQQQTNEGALGKTKVFPAKELEVATDNFNEGRIIGQGGQGTVYKGMLYDGKIVAIKKSKLVEVNQLEQFINEVVILSQINHRNVVKLLGCCLETEVPLLVYEFMPNGTLFDLIHDPSSEFPCTWNMRLKIAADIAGALAYLHSASSVPIYHRDIKSSNILLDEKYVVKVSDFGTSRSVATDQTHLTTLVKGTFGYLDPEYFRSSQFTEKSDVYSFGVVLVELLTGQRPISLDKTEEERGLAARFLVCMEEECLGTILDLQVREHGRKEEVSLVAKLAQKCLHSKGRMRPTMKEVATELESFRMSEISSGVNDESEDVRSFDDMCPR, via the exons ATGTGTCCTCTGCAACTGATCATCTCTATCTTCCTAATTCTCCCACCATCACTACTCTCCGCCGCTCTACATGCCAAACCGGGATGCCTCGACCGGTGCGGTGATTTACTCATTCCATATCCATTTGGAGTTGGGCCGAATTGCAACCTCAACCCATATTTTGACATCAACTGCGATTCTTCCACAAATCCTCCAAAAGCTTACCTCTCCATATTGAAGAAACAAGTTATTGAATTCAATCAAACTTACATTCGCCTCCAAAACCCCTACATGATTTCAGCCTGCTATGATGAGGATCTCTCAACCCACAATCAACATAGTATGAGTGTGAACTTGTCGGGAACTCCCTATATTCTTTCTTCTGAAAACGTGCTCACTGTAATCGGGTGTGATGATATGGTGCTGCAATCCAACGGAAGTTCCACCCTTGGCGGCTGCTCGGCGTTTTGTGCTGACAAGAGTGCTGGCTTCGGAGACTGCCACTTCAATGGTTGTTGTCATCAAGAGTTCGAAG GAGTAGAAGGAAGTACAGGACTTTTCTTGGAAGCAGAACTGATTGACTTGAGCGGAAGATCACAACGTAAAAAGCTTTTCCCATGCAGCTATGCCTTTATCCAGGAGGCGACAAATACTAATGAAACAGTATTTTCATATCCTTTGTACTATCTGAATAACTCAACGGCATTGTTAAATGATGATTGGGCTTCTGCAACAAGGCCACTAGTAGTGCGCTTGGACTGGCTCATTGAGGCTGAGAACTGCAGCCGTGCTATGAATTCCAGCACTTACGCATGTCTAGATGAAAAGAGTGTTTGTGTTGATTATAGTACATATTCGTATAACAAAGATGTTACAGGATACACATGTAGCTGCGTGCAAGGGTACGAGGGAAATCCGTACTTACTAGGAGGATGCCAGA CAATTTCCTCTTCAAGTTCAATTGCCAAACGTGGATGCATAGATCAATGTGGGAAAGTATCGATTCCATTTCCATTTGGTATGGGTCCAAATTGCTACCTGGAGCCATCTTTTGAAGTTTTCTGCAACAATGACACCAACCCCGCGACACCCTTCCTCAGTCTTTTGAACACTGAAATCGTTGAGCTGAACTCATCAAAAATTGTCGTCAACTACATGAACCTATCCTCTAATTGCAACAGTGGGTCAGACTATCAATCTGAGCCAAGATTAACAATTGACTTGTTGAAAACGCAATATAGTTTATCAGATGACAACTGGATCACCGCCGTTGGCTGCAATGTGATGGCTGTCGGGGTTATTGGACAAGACAAACGAAGTTCTATTCGCAGCATCTGCACAGCCATTTGTTTCGACAGTATGATCTATGCTGATGGTAGAACTATAGCATCGTGCGAATATGGACCAACATCTTTTGCAGGTGAAGGTTGTTGCAGAGTACCAATTCCAATAG GTACAACTTACCTTGAATTAAATATGACTAATCTCAAAGAACCACGGACAAGTGTCAATATTTCTTGTAGCTATGCCTTCATTGCATATGCTAAaagaatgaatgaaaatgatcGTTATAGTAGTGGAATCTCGTTCATGAATTACTCAAACCCAGTCCAACTTTATGTTCAGCCGAGCTTGGCATTGGATTGGAGGATCGGAGCGATGAATTGCAAAGAAGCACAGCAGAATCTCTCTAATTTAGTATGCCAAGATAATAGtgaatgtgttgattttgatgcTACGCTTGGAGGGTACCTCTGCAACTGCTCCAAAGGATACATAGGAAATCCTTACCTCAATCCAGGGTGCCTAG ATTTATGCTTTATCAAATTACGAAGAGTGATTATGTATCGAGCAGATATTGATGAATGCGCTGATAATTCAACTAATACATGCGTCTCAAATTCAATTTGCCGAAATGGTCCGGGGACATTTCGCTGCTCGTGTCCAAAAGGGTATATTGGTGATGGGAAAAAAGATGGCACGGGATGCATTTCGCAGCCGCCATCCAAAACCAAGATGATTATCTTGATAG GTATAGGCTCTGGAATGGGGTTTCTGCTTCTAGTCTCGATTTTCTTTTGGTTATATAAATTgttgagaaagagaaaggaaaaaatggtaaaagacAAATTCTTCAAACGAAATGGTGGTCTTCTCTTGCAACAACAGACGAATGAAGGGGCACttggaaaaacaaaagtttTTCCTGCAAAAGAGTTGGAGGTGGCTACAGATAACTTTAATGAGGGCAGAATTATTGGACAAGGAGGGCAAGGCACTGTCTACAAAGGAATGTTATATGATGGTAAGATTGTTGcgataaaaaaatcaaagttggTCGAGGTAAATCAGTTAGAACAGTTTATAAATGAAGTGGTGATACTATCGCAAATCAATCATAGGAACGTGGTCAAACTATTGGGGTGTTGTTTGGAGACTGAGGTTCCTCTTCTTGTTTATGAATTCATGCCAAACGGCACACTTTTTGATCTCATACATGATCCAAGTAGTGAATTTCCATGTACATGGAACATGCGTTTGAAAATCGCAGCAGACATAGCTGGTGCACTAGCGTACTTGCACTCTGCATCTTCTGTGCCTATCTATCATCGGGATATCAAGTCTAGTAATATTCTTCttgatgaaaaatatgttgtcAAAGTATCAGATTTTGGAACATCAAGGTCCGTTGCTACAGATCAGACTCACTTAACTACTCTGGTTAAAGGCACGTTTGGATATTTAGATCCAGAATATTTTCGGTCTAGTCAATTCACAGAGAAGAGTGATGTTTATAGTTTTGGGGTAGTTCTTGTCGAGCTTCTTACTGGGCAAAGGCCAATATCTCTTGATAAAACAGAAGAGGAAAGAGGCCTAGCGGCTCGGTTCCTTGTATGCATGGAAGAAGAATGCCTGGGCACGATTTTAGATCTGCAAGTACGGGAGCATGGAAGAAAGGAAGAGGTGAGCCTAGTTGCAAAGCTTGCACAAAAATGTTTACACTCAAAAGGAAGAATGAGACCAACTATGAAAGAAGTTGCCACTGAATTGGAAAGTTTTAGGATGTCTGAAATATCTAGTGGTGTTAATGATGAATCAGAAGATGTGAGATCTTTTGATGATATGTGTCCACGATGA